One part of the Streptomyces nigra genome encodes these proteins:
- a CDS encoding M20/M25/M40 family metallo-hydrolase, giving the protein MADAQALEEVVTFTSDLIRIDTTNRGGGDCQERPAAEYAAARLAEAGLEPTLLERTPGRTNVVARIEGTDPSADALLVHGHLDVVPADASEWSVDPFSGEVRDGVVWGRGAVDMKNMDAMILSVVRAWARHGVRPRRDIVIAFTADEEASAEDGSGFLADRHAALFEGCTEGISESGAFTFHDGSGRQIYPIAAGERGTGWLRLTARGRAGHGSRVNRENAVTRLAAAITRIGDHEWPVRLTPTVRGALTELAELYGLDTSLDDVDALLEKLGPAAKLVEATVRNSANPTMLEAGYKVNVIPGQAVAFVDGRFLPGQEDEFRATLDELTGPDVDWEFHHREVALQSPLDSPTYALMRATVEEFAPEGHTVPYCMAGGTDAKQFSRLGITGYGFSPLKLPEGFDYSAMFHGVDERVPVEALHFGVRVLDRFLRNA; this is encoded by the coding sequence ATGGCTGACGCGCAGGCACTCGAGGAGGTCGTGACCTTCACGTCCGACCTCATCCGCATCGACACCACGAACCGGGGCGGCGGCGACTGCCAGGAGCGCCCCGCCGCCGAGTACGCGGCGGCCCGGCTCGCCGAGGCCGGCCTCGAACCCACGCTGCTGGAGCGCACACCGGGCCGTACGAACGTCGTCGCCCGGATCGAGGGCACCGACCCGTCGGCGGACGCCCTGCTCGTCCACGGGCATCTGGACGTCGTCCCCGCCGACGCCTCCGAGTGGAGCGTCGACCCCTTCTCCGGCGAGGTCCGCGACGGAGTCGTCTGGGGCCGCGGCGCGGTCGACATGAAGAACATGGACGCGATGATCCTGTCCGTCGTCCGGGCCTGGGCGCGCCACGGTGTACGGCCCCGCCGGGACATCGTGATCGCGTTCACCGCCGACGAGGAGGCCAGCGCCGAGGACGGCTCGGGCTTCCTCGCCGACCGGCACGCGGCCCTGTTCGAGGGCTGCACCGAGGGCATCAGCGAGTCCGGCGCGTTCACCTTCCACGACGGGAGCGGACGGCAGATCTACCCGATCGCGGCCGGCGAGCGTGGCACCGGCTGGCTGCGGCTCACCGCCCGCGGCCGGGCCGGTCACGGCTCCCGGGTCAACCGGGAGAACGCGGTGACCCGGCTCGCCGCCGCCATCACCCGGATCGGCGACCACGAGTGGCCGGTGCGGCTGACCCCGACCGTGCGCGGCGCCCTCACCGAACTCGCCGAGCTGTACGGCCTGGACACCAGCCTGGACGACGTCGACGCCCTGCTGGAGAAGCTCGGCCCCGCCGCCAAGCTCGTCGAGGCGACCGTCCGCAACAGCGCCAACCCGACGATGCTGGAGGCCGGTTACAAGGTCAACGTCATCCCGGGCCAGGCCGTGGCCTTCGTCGACGGACGGTTCCTGCCCGGCCAGGAGGACGAGTTCCGCGCCACCCTCGACGAGCTCACCGGGCCCGACGTGGACTGGGAGTTCCACCACCGGGAGGTCGCCCTCCAGTCCCCGCTGGACTCGCCGACGTACGCGCTGATGCGGGCCACCGTCGAGGAGTTCGCGCCCGAGGGGCACACCGTGCCGTACTGCATGGCCGGCGGCACGGACGCCAAGCAGTTCTCCCGGCTCGGCATCACCGGCTACGGGTTCTCGCCGCTGAAGCTGCCGGAGGGCTTCGACTACTCGGCGATGTTCCACGGCGTCGACGAACGGGTGCCCGTCGAGGCGCTCCACTTCGGCGTCCGGGTGCTCGACCGCTTCCTGCGCAACGCCTAG
- a CDS encoding S9 family peptidase, with protein sequence MGETVRTPAYGSWPSPIDAALAAAHDGRPDFVGFVGDEAWWTEPRPEEGGRRTLVRRRADGHEEPVLPPPWNVRSRVMEYGGQPWAGASTDRGPLVVFVNFADQRLYRYEEGAEPRPLTPVSPVGGGLRWAEPLVRADLGEVWCVLEEFTGEAPTDVRRVLAAVPLDGSAADDRGAVRELTDGRHRFVTGARLSPDGRRAAWLAWEHPRMPWDGTELLVADVTADGTFENTRTVAGGPEESVAQVDWTHDGRLLHSSDAGGWWNLYRDGEPLCPCEEEFGGPLWQVGLRWFAPLEGGLVAVLHGRGALALGVLDPETGEIVDAAGPWTEYAPTLAALGERVVAVGAGPHTAHEVVELDTRTGHCRVIGAAHEDAVDPAYHPEPQVRTFTGPAGQEIHAHIYPPRHPDVTGPPDTPAPYVVWAHGGPTSRAPLVLDLTVAYFTSRGIGVAEVNYGGSTGYGRAYRERLREQWGVVDVEDCAAVALALADEGTADRDRLAIRGGSAGGWTTAASLTSTDVYACGTIIYPILDLTGWGTGETHDFESQYLESLVGPLAEVPGRYAERSPVTRADRLTVPFLLLQGLDDVICPPAQCDRFLARLKGRGVPHAYLAFEGEGHGFRRADTMIRALEAELSLYAQVFGFDPPGVPALELSE encoded by the coding sequence CTGGGGGAGACAGTGCGGACACCGGCGTACGGATCCTGGCCCTCGCCGATCGACGCGGCCCTCGCCGCCGCGCACGACGGGCGGCCCGACTTCGTGGGCTTCGTCGGCGACGAGGCGTGGTGGACCGAACCGCGGCCCGAGGAGGGCGGCCGGCGCACCCTCGTACGCCGCCGCGCAGACGGGCACGAGGAGCCGGTGCTGCCCCCGCCGTGGAACGTACGCAGCCGCGTCATGGAGTACGGCGGACAGCCGTGGGCCGGCGCGAGCACCGACCGCGGGCCGCTCGTCGTCTTCGTGAACTTCGCGGACCAGCGGCTCTACCGGTACGAGGAGGGCGCCGAGCCTCGCCCCCTCACCCCGGTGTCCCCGGTGGGCGGCGGACTGCGCTGGGCGGAGCCGCTGGTGCGGGCCGACCTGGGCGAAGTGTGGTGCGTGCTGGAGGAGTTCACCGGGGAGGCGCCCACCGATGTGCGGCGCGTCCTGGCCGCCGTCCCGCTCGACGGCTCCGCGGCGGACGACCGCGGTGCCGTACGCGAACTCACCGACGGGCGGCACCGGTTCGTCACCGGGGCGCGGCTCTCACCGGACGGGCGGCGGGCCGCCTGGCTGGCCTGGGAGCACCCCCGGATGCCATGGGACGGCACCGAACTGCTCGTCGCCGACGTCACCGCCGACGGGACGTTCGAGAACACCCGGACCGTCGCGGGCGGCCCCGAGGAGTCCGTCGCCCAGGTGGACTGGACGCACGACGGCCGGCTGCTGCACTCGAGCGACGCCGGCGGCTGGTGGAACCTGTACCGCGACGGCGAGCCGCTGTGCCCGTGCGAGGAGGAGTTCGGCGGTCCCCTGTGGCAGGTCGGGCTGCGCTGGTTCGCGCCGCTCGAAGGCGGACTCGTCGCCGTGCTGCACGGCCGCGGCGCCCTCGCCCTCGGCGTCCTGGACCCGGAGACCGGCGAGATCGTCGACGCCGCCGGGCCGTGGACCGAGTACGCGCCGACGCTCGCCGCGCTAGGGGAACGGGTCGTGGCCGTCGGCGCCGGTCCGCACACCGCCCACGAGGTCGTCGAACTGGACACCCGCACCGGCCACTGCCGGGTGATCGGCGCCGCCCATGAGGACGCCGTGGACCCCGCCTACCACCCGGAACCGCAGGTCCGCACCTTCACCGGCCCCGCCGGTCAGGAGATCCACGCGCACATCTACCCGCCCCGCCACCCCGACGTCACCGGCCCCCCGGACACCCCGGCGCCGTACGTCGTCTGGGCGCACGGCGGCCCCACCTCCCGGGCGCCCCTCGTGCTGGACCTGACCGTCGCCTACTTCACCTCGCGCGGCATCGGTGTCGCCGAGGTGAACTACGGCGGCTCCACCGGATACGGCCGGGCCTACCGCGAACGGCTCCGCGAGCAGTGGGGCGTCGTCGACGTCGAGGACTGCGCGGCCGTCGCGCTCGCTCTCGCCGACGAGGGCACCGCCGACCGCGACCGGCTCGCCATCCGCGGCGGCAGCGCGGGCGGCTGGACCACGGCCGCCTCCCTGACCAGCACGGACGTCTACGCCTGCGGCACGATCATCTACCCCATCCTGGACCTGACCGGCTGGGGCACCGGGGAGACCCACGACTTCGAGTCGCAGTACCTGGAGAGCCTCGTCGGACCGCTCGCAGAGGTGCCCGGCCGGTACGCGGAGCGCTCGCCCGTCACCCGCGCCGACCGGCTCACCGTGCCCTTCCTGCTGCTCCAGGGCCTGGACGACGTCATCTGCCCGCCCGCCCAGTGCGACCGGTTCCTCGCCCGGCTGAAGGGGCGCGGCGTCCCGCACGCCTATCTCGCCTTCGAGGGGGAGGGCCACGGGTTCCGCCGCGCGGACACCATGATCCGCGCCCTGGAGGCCGAGCTGTCCCTGTACGCCCAGGTGTTCGGCTTCGACCCGCCCGGCGTCCCCGCCCTGGAGCTCAGCGAGTGA
- a CDS encoding S66 peptidase family protein, producing MRPLRRPTRLAAGARVAVVAPSGPVPGERIDAGVEVLRGWGLDPVVAPHARGRHERFGYLAAGDADRAADLQHAWCDPSVDAVLCARGGYGVQRMVDLLDWDAMAAAGPKVFVGFSDITALHEAFAVRLGLATLHGPMAAGVDFLEQDRARDHLRATLFAPESVRTIASGGSAMVPGRAHGVTLGGCLTLLTAELGTPHARASAHGGLLCLEDVGEEPYRLDRALTQLLRAGMLDGVRGVLLGSWEDCGPYDEVRAVLEDRLGGLGVPVAEEFGFGHGAGALTIPFGLAAELDADAGTLTLDEPALR from the coding sequence ATACGGCCGCTGCGGCGGCCCACCCGACTCGCCGCCGGTGCCCGTGTGGCCGTCGTCGCGCCCAGCGGGCCCGTGCCCGGCGAGCGGATCGACGCCGGGGTCGAGGTGCTGCGCGGCTGGGGACTCGACCCGGTCGTGGCACCGCACGCGCGCGGCCGGCACGAGCGGTTCGGCTATCTCGCCGCCGGCGACGCCGACCGGGCCGCCGACCTCCAGCACGCCTGGTGCGACCCGTCCGTCGACGCCGTGCTGTGCGCGCGGGGCGGCTACGGCGTCCAGCGCATGGTCGACCTGCTCGACTGGGACGCCATGGCGGCCGCCGGGCCCAAGGTCTTCGTCGGTTTCAGCGACATCACCGCGCTGCACGAGGCCTTCGCCGTCCGGCTGGGGCTCGCCACGCTGCACGGGCCGATGGCGGCCGGCGTCGACTTCCTCGAGCAGGACCGTGCCCGGGACCATCTGCGGGCCACCCTGTTCGCCCCCGAGTCGGTGCGCACCATCGCCTCCGGCGGCTCGGCCATGGTGCCGGGCCGGGCGCACGGCGTCACCCTCGGCGGCTGCCTCACCCTGCTCACCGCCGAACTGGGCACCCCGCACGCCCGCGCCTCGGCGCACGGTGGGCTGCTCTGCCTGGAGGACGTGGGGGAGGAGCCGTACCGGCTCGACCGCGCCCTCACCCAACTCCTGCGCGCGGGGATGCTCGACGGGGTGCGCGGCGTCCTGCTCGGGTCCTGGGAGGACTGCGGGCCGTACGACGAGGTGCGGGCGGTGCTGGAGGACCGGCTGGGCGGTCTCGGCGTGCCGGTCGCGGAGGAGTTCGGGTTCGGCCATGGCGCGGGGGCGCTGACGATCCCGTTCGGGCTCGCCGCCGAACTCGACGCGGACGCGGGCACGTTGACGCTGGACGAGCCCGCGCTGCGCTGA
- a CDS encoding LapA family protein, with product MAPKTSRREPGTDGRRGGLAGSLTPRRIAALLLVALALVFIFENTDDTEIRLLVPVVTMPLWVALLGMGVIGALIGALLVARRRR from the coding sequence ATGGCCCCGAAGACGTCGCGCCGCGAACCGGGCACGGATGGCCGGCGAGGCGGCCTGGCCGGGTCGCTGACCCCGCGCCGGATCGCCGCGCTGCTGCTCGTCGCCCTCGCCCTGGTGTTCATCTTCGAGAACACCGACGACACCGAGATCCGGCTGCTGGTCCCCGTGGTGACCATGCCGCTGTGGGTCGCGCTGCTCGGCATGGGCGTCATCGGCGCGCTGATCGGCGCCCTGCTCGTCGCACGCCGGCGCCGCTAG
- a CDS encoding GNAT family N-acetyltransferase yields the protein MPHPASPYLAEGPRVGIRHFTYEDGAEFTARVRESRELHRPWLFPPDTAAAYTAYAGRLIEDRTKAGFLVCAKKDDGALAGYVNINNIVQGAFRSGALGYGAFAHAAGRGLMREGLDLVVGHAFGMMGLHRLEINVQPGNAASIGLARACGFRLEGYSPDMLFIDGAWRDHERWAITTEMHSRRRPR from the coding sequence ATGCCGCACCCCGCCTCCCCCTACCTCGCCGAGGGCCCCCGTGTGGGCATACGCCACTTCACCTACGAGGACGGCGCCGAGTTCACCGCCCGCGTCCGCGAGAGCCGGGAACTGCACCGGCCCTGGCTCTTCCCGCCCGACACCGCCGCCGCGTACACCGCGTACGCGGGACGACTGATCGAGGACCGCACCAAGGCCGGCTTCCTCGTCTGCGCCAAGAAGGACGACGGGGCCCTCGCCGGCTACGTCAACATCAACAACATCGTCCAGGGCGCCTTCCGCAGTGGAGCGCTCGGCTACGGCGCCTTCGCGCACGCCGCCGGGCGCGGACTGATGCGCGAAGGCCTCGACCTCGTCGTGGGGCACGCCTTCGGGATGATGGGCCTGCACCGGCTGGAGATCAACGTGCAGCCCGGCAACGCCGCCTCGATCGGCCTCGCCCGCGCCTGCGGGTTCCGGCTGGAGGGCTACTCGCCGGACATGCTGTTCATCGACGGCGCCTGGCGGGACCACGAACGCTGGGCGATCACCACGGAGATGCACTCCCGGCGCCGCCCCCGCTGA
- a CDS encoding VOC family protein — translation MEILGATLRVCVDDLEAAVPFYERLAGGTALRFERGGVQVAAVGCFLLMSGPQAELEVLRKVAATIAVTDVEEAQKVLSEMGAHIVAGPVPTPVGRNLIAMHPDGAIYEYADRKA, via the coding sequence ATGGAGATTCTGGGAGCCACGCTGCGCGTGTGCGTCGACGACCTGGAGGCCGCGGTCCCCTTCTACGAACGCCTCGCCGGCGGCACCGCCCTGCGCTTCGAGCGCGGCGGTGTGCAGGTGGCGGCGGTCGGGTGCTTCCTGCTGATGAGCGGGCCGCAGGCGGAGTTGGAGGTGCTGCGCAAGGTCGCGGCGACGATCGCGGTCACCGATGTCGAGGAGGCCCAGAAGGTGCTCAGCGAGATGGGCGCGCACATCGTGGCGGGCCCGGTCCCGACGCCGGTGGGCCGCAATCTGATCGCGATGCACCCGGACGGGGCGATCTACGAGTACGCGGACCGGAAGGCCTGA
- a CDS encoding phage holin family protein gives MDRLDHLEHLDKHLVDELAQVARETVRDELREQTRRQRRRAALYAGSGAAALYAGAALTVALGLGLAAGLPDWAAALITAAVLGAVAYALRAAARPDHGPTAPAHGADQAGPGTDMPVPPMPSTPPTVPGSHDRR, from the coding sequence ATGGACCGCTTGGATCACCTTGAGCATCTGGACAAGCACCTGGTCGACGAACTGGCGCAGGTGGCACGGGAGACCGTGCGCGACGAACTGCGCGAGCAGACGCGCCGGCAGCGCCGCCGCGCCGCGCTCTACGCCGGGTCGGGCGCCGCCGCACTGTACGCCGGAGCGGCCCTCACCGTGGCCCTGGGCCTCGGCCTGGCGGCCGGGCTGCCCGACTGGGCGGCCGCGCTGATCACGGCGGCGGTGCTGGGGGCGGTGGCCTACGCCCTGCGCGCCGCGGCCCGCCCCGACCACGGACCCACCGCCCCGGCCCACGGCGCCGACCAGGCAGGCCCCGGTACCGACATGCCGGTGCCGCCGATGCCGTCGACGCCGCCGACGGTGCCCGGCTCCCACGACCGGCGGTAG
- a CDS encoding NAD(P)/FAD-dependent oxidoreductase — translation MFATRDRQGRRPTVSRPRIVIVGAGFAGYRAARTLSRLTRHQADITLLNPTDYFLYLPLLPQVAAGILEPRRVTVSLSGTLPHVRLVLGEADAIDLDGRTVHYTGPEGDGGTLTYDRLVLAAGSVNKLLPIPGVAEHAHGFRSLPEALYLRDHVTRQVELAADTDEPARCQARCTFVVVGAGYTGTEVAAHGQLFTDAQVRKHPLRAGMRPRWMLLDIADRVLPELDERLGRTADEVLRRRGVDVRMGTSVKEATHDGVLLTDGEFVPTRSLVWCVGVRPDPLAAALELPLERGRLLVDPHLRVPGRDELFAAGDAAAVPDLEKPGSYTPMTAQHAWRQGKTVAHNVAASLGMGERHAYRHRDLGFVVDLGGVKAAANPLGVHLSGAVAGAVTRGYHLAAMPGNRVRVAADWVLDAVLPRQAVQLGLVRSWSVPLDTASPELVRMPGGPDRAEEPAKTADAPAQGQGEDRASDPVLDPDAVKHPEPPGPVKRPERPAEREEKAQHRKKSAHATSRKGTHEHR, via the coding sequence ATGTTTGCGACACGCGATCGACAAGGCCGGAGGCCCACCGTGAGTCGACCCCGCATCGTGATCGTCGGCGCCGGATTCGCCGGGTACCGGGCGGCCCGCACCCTGTCCCGGCTCACCCGGCACCAGGCCGACATCACTCTGCTGAATCCGACCGACTACTTCCTGTACCTGCCCCTGCTGCCCCAGGTCGCCGCCGGCATCCTGGAGCCCCGCCGGGTGACCGTCTCCCTGTCCGGGACCCTGCCGCACGTCCGGCTGGTGCTGGGCGAGGCCGACGCCATCGACCTCGACGGGCGAACCGTGCACTACACCGGCCCGGAGGGCGATGGCGGCACCCTCACCTACGACCGCCTCGTGCTCGCCGCCGGCAGCGTCAACAAGCTGCTGCCCATCCCGGGCGTCGCCGAGCACGCGCACGGCTTCCGCAGCCTGCCCGAGGCGCTGTACCTGCGCGACCACGTCACCCGGCAGGTGGAACTCGCCGCCGACACCGACGAGCCCGCGCGCTGCCAGGCCCGGTGCACCTTCGTCGTGGTCGGCGCCGGGTACACCGGCACCGAGGTCGCCGCGCACGGGCAGCTGTTCACCGACGCCCAGGTGCGCAAGCACCCGCTGCGCGCCGGGATGCGGCCGCGCTGGATGCTGCTCGACATCGCCGACCGCGTCCTGCCGGAACTGGACGAGCGGCTGGGCCGCACCGCCGACGAGGTGCTGCGCCGACGCGGCGTCGACGTGCGGATGGGCACCTCCGTCAAGGAGGCCACGCACGACGGTGTCCTGCTGACCGACGGCGAGTTCGTCCCGACCCGCTCCCTCGTGTGGTGCGTCGGCGTACGGCCCGACCCGCTCGCCGCCGCCCTCGAACTGCCCCTGGAACGCGGCCGGCTGCTCGTCGACCCGCACCTCCGGGTGCCGGGCCGCGACGAGTTGTTCGCCGCCGGGGACGCGGCCGCCGTACCGGACCTGGAGAAGCCCGGCTCGTACACGCCGATGACCGCCCAGCACGCCTGGCGGCAGGGCAAGACCGTCGCCCACAACGTCGCAGCCTCTCTGGGCATGGGGGAGCGGCATGCCTACCGGCACCGCGACCTCGGCTTCGTCGTCGACCTGGGCGGTGTCAAGGCCGCCGCCAACCCGCTCGGTGTGCATCTCTCCGGGGCGGTGGCGGGTGCCGTCACCCGCGGCTACCACCTCGCCGCGATGCCCGGCAACCGGGTGCGGGTCGCCGCCGACTGGGTCCTGGACGCCGTACTGCCGCGTCAGGCCGTGCAGTTGGGGCTCGTCCGGTCCTGGTCGGTGCCGCTGGACACCGCCTCGCCGGAGCTGGTCCGGATGCCGGGCGGCCCGGACCGGGCGGAGGAGCCGGCGAAGACCGCTGACGCACCGGCGCAGGGGCAGGGCGAGGACAGGGCGTCCGACCCCGTGCTGGACCCCGACGCCGTCAAGCACCCCGAACCACCCGGACCGGTGAAGCGGCCCGAACGCCCGGCGGAGCGCGAGGAGAAGGCGCAGCACCGCAAGAAGTCCGCCCACGCGACCTCCCGGAAGGGGACCCATGAACACCGATGA
- a CDS encoding transketolase, giving the protein MNTDELVELGQQLRVDSVRASAAAGSGHPTSSMSAADLVAVLFANHLRYDMDRPEHPGNDRFILSKGHASPLLYSAYKAAGAIEDGELLTFRKLGSRLEGHPTPRRLPYVETATGSLGQGLPIGVGIALAGRRLEHTGYRVWVLCGDSELAEGSVWEAAEHAAYEGLDNLTAIVDVNRLGQRGATRHGHDLDAYARRFQAFGWHTIEVDGHDVDAVDRAYGEARSTTGQPTVVLARTLKGKGVASVQDREGLHGKPLPEADEAIAELGGRRDRTFHVHEPHTSGQPRVVPSAETELPRWELGEKVATRDAYGHALAALGSGRGDVVALDGEVSDSTRAEFFAKEHPERFFECYIAEQQLVAAAVGLAARGWVPYASTFAAFLTRAYDFVRMASVSGACVNLVGSHAGVSIGQDGPSQMGLEDLAMMRAVYGSTVLYPCDANQTAKLVAAMAGLDGVRYLRTSRGAAPVLYGPDEEFPVGGSKVLRSGEQDRLTLVAAGVTVHEALAAADTLAREGIDVRVVDLYSVKPVDRETLRRAAEETGCLVTVEDHREEGGLGDAVLDAFSDGRPVPRLVRLAVRTMPGSASPDEQLHAAGIDAASIASAVTLLVEEAVVR; this is encoded by the coding sequence ATGAACACCGATGAACTCGTCGAGCTCGGGCAGCAGTTGCGCGTCGACAGCGTGCGGGCCTCCGCCGCTGCGGGATCGGGGCACCCGACGTCGTCGATGTCCGCGGCCGACCTCGTGGCCGTCCTGTTCGCCAACCATCTGCGCTACGACATGGACCGGCCCGAGCACCCCGGCAACGACCGCTTCATCCTCTCCAAGGGCCACGCGTCGCCGCTGCTGTACTCCGCCTACAAGGCCGCCGGAGCCATCGAGGACGGCGAACTCCTCACCTTCCGCAAGCTCGGCAGCCGCCTCGAAGGACACCCCACGCCCCGCCGGCTGCCGTACGTGGAGACCGCCACCGGCTCGCTCGGGCAGGGCCTGCCGATCGGCGTCGGCATCGCCCTCGCGGGACGGCGGCTGGAGCACACCGGCTACCGCGTGTGGGTGCTGTGCGGCGACAGCGAACTCGCCGAGGGCAGCGTCTGGGAGGCCGCCGAGCACGCCGCGTACGAGGGCCTGGACAACCTCACCGCGATCGTCGACGTGAACCGGCTCGGGCAGCGCGGCGCCACCCGGCACGGCCACGACCTCGACGCCTACGCCCGCCGCTTCCAGGCGTTCGGCTGGCACACCATCGAGGTCGACGGGCACGACGTGGACGCCGTCGACCGCGCCTACGGCGAGGCCCGCTCCACCACCGGCCAGCCCACCGTCGTCCTCGCCCGCACCCTCAAGGGCAAGGGCGTCGCCTCAGTCCAGGACCGCGAGGGCCTGCACGGCAAGCCGCTGCCGGAGGCCGACGAGGCCATCGCCGAACTCGGCGGGCGCCGCGACCGCACCTTCCACGTCCACGAGCCGCACACCTCGGGCCAGCCGCGCGTCGTACCGTCCGCGGAGACCGAGCTGCCCCGCTGGGAGCTGGGGGAGAAGGTCGCCACCCGCGACGCCTACGGGCACGCGCTCGCCGCGCTCGGCTCCGGCCGCGGCGACGTCGTCGCCCTCGACGGCGAGGTCAGCGACTCCACGCGCGCCGAGTTCTTCGCCAAGGAACACCCCGAGCGGTTCTTCGAGTGCTACATCGCCGAACAGCAGCTCGTCGCCGCCGCCGTCGGCCTGGCGGCCCGCGGCTGGGTGCCGTACGCGTCGACCTTCGCCGCGTTCCTGACCCGCGCCTACGACTTCGTCCGCATGGCCTCCGTGAGCGGGGCCTGCGTCAACCTGGTCGGCTCGCACGCGGGCGTCTCCATCGGGCAGGACGGGCCCAGCCAGATGGGCCTGGAGGACCTGGCGATGATGCGGGCCGTGTACGGCTCGACCGTGCTGTACCCGTGCGACGCCAACCAGACCGCGAAGCTCGTCGCCGCCATGGCGGGCCTCGACGGAGTGCGCTACCTGCGCACCTCGCGCGGCGCCGCACCCGTGCTGTACGGCCCCGACGAGGAGTTCCCGGTCGGCGGCAGCAAGGTGCTGCGCTCCGGCGAACAGGACCGGCTGACCCTGGTCGCGGCCGGCGTCACCGTCCACGAGGCGCTCGCCGCCGCCGACACACTGGCCCGCGAGGGCATCGACGTACGGGTGGTCGACCTGTACTCGGTCAAGCCCGTCGACCGCGAGACCCTGCGCCGGGCCGCCGAGGAGACCGGCTGCCTGGTCACCGTGGAGGACCACCGCGAGGAGGGCGGGCTCGGCGACGCCGTCCTCGACGCCTTCTCCGACGGGCGCCCGGTGCCCCGGCTGGTGCGCCTGGCCGTGCGGACGATGCCGGGCTCGGCCTCGCCCGACGAGCAGCTGCACGCTGCGGGCATCGACGCCGCGTCCATCGCCTCGGCCGTCACCCTCCTCGTCGAGGAGGCGGTCGTACGGTGA